The proteins below are encoded in one region of Nostoc sp. ATCC 53789:
- a CDS encoding ParA family protein, whose amino-acid sequence MTHTCIAVAARKGGVGKTTIACGLASVLASQGRKVLVIDLDPQSNAAYVLGTNPTAAGTAELLVGGSPDPLEAAPRLHVLPGGPDLAGHNIQLLDPEDLADIVASMAYDVFIFDCPPGVESLERLALVAADVALVCTDAHPLAVMGAGRVLNELKLRQQKGRRGAKRWAVALSRIDLRRSMDQALDQQLSNAYPSIKRLIVHQDSSLAWAAAERVPLMQYDANCKGAKDLQAIAEWVLNG is encoded by the coding sequence ATGACTCACACATGCATTGCAGTTGCAGCTCGTAAAGGAGGCGTAGGCAAAACCACAATTGCCTGTGGTCTTGCTTCTGTTCTAGCCAGTCAGGGACGAAAAGTTTTAGTTATCGACCTTGACCCACAGTCAAATGCAGCCTACGTGTTAGGCACAAATCCAACAGCAGCCGGAACTGCTGAACTTCTTGTTGGTGGTTCACCTGACCCTCTAGAGGCTGCTCCTAGACTTCACGTCTTACCAGGTGGGCCGGATTTGGCAGGACATAATATTCAGTTGCTAGATCCTGAAGATTTGGCAGATATCGTAGCATCAATGGCTTACGATGTTTTTATCTTCGACTGCCCACCAGGTGTTGAATCTCTAGAGCGACTAGCGTTAGTTGCTGCTGATGTTGCATTAGTCTGCACTGATGCTCACCCTCTGGCAGTAATGGGAGCCGGTCGAGTCCTTAACGAGTTGAAGCTGCGACAGCAAAAAGGACGCAGAGGGGCAAAACGCTGGGCGGTGGCACTGAGCCGGATTGACCTGCGTCGGTCAATGGATCAGGCGCTTGACCAACAACTCTCTAATGCTTACCCATCTATTAAGCGATTAATTGTGCATCAAGACTCATCTTTAGCTTGGGCTGCTGCTGAACGAGTTCCCCTTATGCAGTACGATGCAAACTGCAAGGGGGCAAAAGATTTACAAGCGATCGCGGAGTGGGTGTTAAATGGCTAG
- a CDS encoding PIN domain-containing protein, producing MRISDALAGVSSLFLDTAPVIYFVERNPQFVDLVDPIFDRLEADITAVVSGITLSECLVGAIRLGLVDLEQAFVDVLQQDEVVFVEINVAIAREAARIRVRYNLQLPDALQVAAAIIAGCEAFLTNDTALKRVTELRVLVVGELLVE from the coding sequence ATGAGGATTAGTGATGCGTTAGCTGGAGTTTCTAGCTTATTTCTCGATACAGCACCCGTAATTTATTTTGTAGAACGCAATCCGCAGTTTGTGGATTTAGTCGATCCAATTTTTGATCGGTTAGAAGCTGACATTACAGCAGTGGTATCTGGAATAACGCTATCAGAGTGTTTGGTGGGTGCTATACGTCTGGGGTTGGTGGATTTAGAGCAGGCTTTTGTCGATGTGTTGCAACAAGATGAAGTAGTTTTTGTGGAGATTAATGTTGCTATTGCACGAGAAGCTGCGAGAATTCGGGTGCGTTATAACCTTCAGTTACCCGATGCGTTGCAGGTGGCGGCGGCAATAATTGCTGGTTGTGAGGCGTTTTTGACCAATGATACAGCTTTGAAGCGGGTGACGGAGTTGAGGGTTTTGGTAGTGGGTGAGTTGTTGGTGGAGTGA
- a CDS encoding effector-associated domain EAD1-containing protein, which translates to MGREPDAEKIIIDVSTLLWQYVEYHSPWKEQKELERTQQLTALNFINPQVAKNWLKQAPKNNDSRASSEEKQWLIAIRQEIKQLPNLQKINTKNKIEELLRMVLARGKKDFYDLVNDIGLNSNKDFVEATLVSANFTACNLTGLNLRSADLNQADLSYTNLSHVNLSNARLSFANLKGANLTDADLNHADLSNAYLVDANLLGANLKNAIVTNAKFANNQTLSEAMKRDLIQRGAVLDYEVDPQLFDVFLSHNSQDRSQVRLIAQKLRQHRLKPWLDEEQIRLGERFSFAVEQALENSKTIAVFIGKLGVEENSNYEMLIFVHQQKNIPIIPVFLPGVDPDKAKLPKFLINKLWLRFEHGIDDTEAFKKLVLAINRQEFKTNLKTLSDDQRRRLEQQKNSFEQSYELQSEKIARLRKAWVIETELSRKFQYEHLIKNEETELKKLTDRLDEIEKQLQSAQSIPVISEPKSIQQTNTSLSGQQRKELQLALIDAFPNTASLEQMLAFELDINLRAIADEGSLQDIVFKLIQTTIAQGWVKDLVYAACNSNPGNQQLRAIARGILPNHDLETSSVFSPNISQKQTNQQQKILILTAIPHELRLDREIREIEEAIRRATNRDLFEIRIRTAVRPQDIRRVIAEEQPQIVHFCGHGLEDGSLLLEDDGGNSKPVAPKGLASLFKLHADYVKCVLLNACYSEKPAVAISQYINYAIGMNQPIEDKAAIAFAQGFYDGLGYKNLGNQDVFQRAFDEGMVAIEMENIAQGSIPVLKKTRAAKFAREDQIFS; encoded by the coding sequence TTGGGTAGAGAACCCGATGCAGAAAAAATTATTATTGATGTTTCCACCCTGCTTTGGCAATATGTAGAATATCATTCTCCGTGGAAAGAACAAAAGGAATTAGAGCGAACGCAACAGCTTACCGCACTCAATTTTATTAATCCTCAAGTAGCTAAAAACTGGTTAAAGCAAGCACCAAAAAACAATGATAGCCGAGCCTCAAGTGAAGAAAAGCAATGGTTGATTGCGATACGCCAGGAAATTAAGCAGCTACCGAACTTACAAAAAATTAATACTAAAAATAAAATTGAAGAACTATTAAGAATGGTATTGGCAAGAGGTAAAAAAGATTTTTATGATTTAGTGAATGATATAGGATTAAACTCTAACAAAGATTTTGTAGAAGCCACTTTAGTAAGTGCAAATTTTACTGCTTGCAATTTAACAGGATTAAATCTTAGAAGTGCTGATTTGAATCAAGCTGACTTGAGTTATACTAACCTTAGTCATGTCAATCTTAGCAATGCAAGACTAAGCTTTGCTAACCTCAAAGGTGCTAATCTGACAGATGCTGATTTAAATCATGCAGACTTAAGCAATGCTTATTTAGTGGATGCTAATTTGCTTGGAGCAAACTTGAAAAATGCTATTGTTACCAATGCAAAATTTGCTAATAATCAGACGCTTTCTGAAGCGATGAAGCGTGACCTAATTCAGCGAGGGGCAGTGTTAGATTATGAGGTTGATCCACAACTATTTGATGTTTTTCTTAGTCATAATAGTCAAGACAGGTCACAGGTAAGATTAATTGCTCAAAAGCTTAGACAACATAGATTGAAACCCTGGCTTGATGAGGAGCAAATTCGACTAGGAGAAAGATTCTCATTTGCTGTCGAACAGGCTCTAGAAAATAGCAAAACTATTGCAGTATTTATTGGAAAATTAGGTGTAGAAGAAAATTCTAATTATGAAATGTTGATATTTGTACATCAACAAAAAAATATTCCCATCATTCCGGTTTTTTTACCTGGTGTTGACCCTGATAAAGCAAAATTACCCAAATTTCTAATAAATAAATTATGGTTACGATTTGAACATGGCATTGATGATACTGAGGCATTTAAAAAATTAGTTTTGGCAATCAACAGACAAGAATTTAAAACTAATCTTAAGACGCTATCAGATGATCAACGGCGTAGATTAGAACAACAAAAAAATTCCTTTGAACAATCTTATGAACTCCAAAGTGAAAAAATAGCAAGACTGCGAAAAGCTTGGGTTATTGAAACTGAGCTATCACGTAAGTTTCAGTACGAACATCTGATTAAAAATGAGGAGACTGAGCTTAAGAAACTTACTGACAGGCTAGATGAAATTGAAAAGCAGTTACAATCTGCCCAGTCTATACCTGTAATTTCTGAGCCTAAAAGCATACAACAGACAAATACGAGTTTATCTGGTCAACAACGTAAAGAACTACAATTGGCTTTGATTGATGCTTTTCCTAATACAGCATCCCTAGAGCAAATGTTGGCATTTGAATTGGATATAAATCTAAGAGCGATTGCTGATGAAGGAAGTTTACAAGATATTGTTTTTAAATTAATACAAACAACAATTGCTCAGGGATGGGTTAAAGATTTAGTTTATGCTGCGTGTAATTCCAACCCTGGAAACCAACAACTGAGGGCTATTGCTAGAGGAATATTGCCGAATCACGACCTAGAAACCTCTTCTGTTTTCTCACCTAACATTTCCCAAAAACAAACTAATCAGCAGCAGAAAATTTTGATTCTAACAGCAATTCCTCACGAGCTGCGTTTGGATAGAGAAATTCGAGAAATTGAAGAAGCTATACGACGAGCTACAAATCGGGATTTATTTGAAATTCGCATTAGAACTGCTGTACGTCCTCAAGATATTCGTCGTGTTATTGCAGAAGAACAGCCTCAAATCGTCCATTTTTGTGGCCATGGTTTGGAAGATGGCAGCTTGCTATTGGAAGATGATGGGGGAAACAGTAAGCCAGTTGCACCAAAAGGTTTAGCATCACTATTTAAGTTGCACGCTGATTATGTAAAATGTGTACTGCTTAACGCTTGTTATTCAGAAAAACCTGCTGTAGCAATTAGCCAATATATTAATTATGCAATTGGTATGAATCAGCCCATTGAAGACAAAGCAGCGATTGCATTTGCTCAAGGTTTTTATGATGGGCTGGGTTATAAAAATTTAGGCAATCAAGATGTGTTTCAACGAGCTTTTGATGAAGGTATGGTTGCCATTGAGATGGAAAACATTGCACAAGGGTCAATACCAGTTTTGAAAAAAACTAGAGCCGCAAAGTTTGCTAGAGAAGATCAGATATTCAGCTAA
- a CDS encoding effector-associated domain EAD1-containing protein, with protein sequence MSLRGDQWEKLSEALRDAFRRPNRFEEFVTYRFSKNLYDITIADDLKELAYDLINEAEREGWLRTLILGALQSNPGNKKLIKFSQDFFADTSSFIDTYLPPELSKIDSREKIIRETHSFLDVDTWLEKLSQIQAQVCRIEFPKGTAQGTGFLIAPNVVITNYHVMEAVINQKVNYKNLVMRFDYKKLVDGKSSDGTEYRLTNNWRIDESRYTDNPLPTFDELDYILLRVDGNPGNSIVGEKDSPKRGWIELPTTKYDFSPNTPLSILQHPQGETLKLAFDTDAIIGVNENYTIVKYKTNTEPGSSGSPCFNIDWELVALHHIGIEKQYNGGTPFSTICSRLNRKGLLAALRSGQAI encoded by the coding sequence ATGTCACTGCGTGGTGATCAATGGGAGAAACTGTCAGAAGCTTTGCGTGATGCGTTTAGACGACCAAACAGGTTTGAGGAATTTGTAACATATCGGTTTAGTAAAAATCTGTACGATATAACAATTGCCGATGACTTAAAAGAATTAGCCTACGATTTGATTAATGAAGCAGAACGCGAAGGATGGCTTAGAACCCTGATTTTAGGTGCCTTGCAGTCAAATCCTGGGAACAAAAAATTAATAAAATTTTCCCAGGATTTTTTTGCTGATACTTCGTCTTTTATTGATACTTATCTGCCACCAGAATTATCAAAAATAGATTCACGGGAAAAAATTATTAGAGAAACTCATTCTTTTCTAGATGTGGATACATGGCTAGAAAAATTGAGTCAAATTCAGGCGCAAGTATGCCGGATTGAATTTCCTAAAGGTACGGCACAAGGTACAGGTTTTTTGATTGCCCCAAATGTGGTTATTACCAATTATCATGTAATGGAAGCAGTAATTAACCAAAAAGTTAATTACAAAAATTTAGTCATGCGTTTTGATTATAAAAAGTTAGTAGATGGCAAGTCAAGTGACGGCACAGAATACCGCTTAACAAATAACTGGCGGATTGATGAAAGCCGATATACTGATAATCCATTACCAACCTTTGATGAATTAGACTACATATTACTTAGGGTAGATGGAAATCCAGGAAATAGCATTGTTGGAGAAAAAGATTCTCCAAAGCGAGGATGGATTGAATTACCTACTACAAAATATGATTTTTCACCTAATACTCCACTATCTATACTGCAACATCCACAAGGTGAAACATTAAAGTTAGCATTTGATACGGATGCAATTATTGGTGTTAACGAGAATTACACAATTGTTAAATATAAAACTAATACTGAGCCAGGTTCTTCTGGCTCTCCTTGTTTTAATATTGATTGGGAGTTAGTAGCTTTGCATCACATAGGGATAGAGAAACAATATAATGGTGGAACGCCTTTCAGTACTATCTGTTCGCGTTTAAATAGAAAAGGCTTATTGGCAGCTTTACGAAGTGGTCAAGCAATCTAA
- a CDS encoding effector-associated domain EAD1-containing protein, translated as MQNNLTGEQFDKLQNALLSAFTTPTKLKIMVRIGLGKNLHDISSIQNLTEAIFDLITWAECHGQLEKLLTAARNERGGNPGNDLLRSVYEELELLPQQTRLKQPLQNIIQQDGEIVTSCLNPWKFDLEEFIRDCKRELLKEENKQGLVGIAVPYDVAAFSKCVCQRLKEKLGDNNIPNIGEPVKLEYKITNINSLVKNIKKYENNLKFSDIIVPVQIDSSKRISKEMAASFWQLICEEFADNIKKRLIIIMFCNKRTYFPRHEKVVILNPPRYFTIVDLDDWLINVTDALNWQHIKAQWQDKIIKECYDNDITRLEIQSVYLHLQRVLPILQERHNRNLTPEAFINLL; from the coding sequence ATGCAGAATAATCTAACTGGTGAGCAATTTGATAAGTTACAGAACGCTCTTCTCAGCGCATTTACTACACCAACAAAACTGAAAATAATGGTTCGCATCGGGTTAGGAAAGAATCTTCATGATATTTCATCAATTCAAAACTTAACAGAAGCTATATTCGATTTGATTACATGGGCTGAATGCCACGGGCAGCTTGAAAAACTTTTAACGGCAGCACGTAATGAACGTGGAGGTAACCCTGGTAATGATTTATTAAGAAGTGTTTATGAAGAATTAGAATTACTACCACAGCAAACAAGACTGAAACAACCTCTTCAAAATATTATTCAACAGGATGGAGAGATTGTTACAAGCTGTTTGAATCCTTGGAAATTTGATTTAGAAGAATTTATTCGAGATTGTAAGAGAGAATTGCTCAAAGAGGAGAACAAACAAGGACTTGTTGGGATAGCTGTACCCTATGATGTAGCTGCTTTTTCCAAATGCGTATGTCAACGGCTTAAGGAAAAGCTTGGTGATAATAACATCCCCAATATAGGAGAACCAGTAAAGCTTGAATATAAAATTACTAATATCAACAGTTTAGTAAAAAATATCAAAAAATATGAGAACAACCTTAAATTTTCTGATATTATTGTTCCTGTTCAAATTGACTCATCTAAACGTATTTCAAAAGAAATGGCTGCTAGTTTTTGGCAGCTTATTTGTGAAGAGTTTGCTGATAATATTAAAAAACGTTTAATTATTATCATGTTTTGTAACAAAAGAACCTATTTTCCTAGACATGAAAAAGTAGTTATATTAAATCCTCCACGGTATTTTACAATTGTAGATTTGGATGATTGGCTAATTAATGTAACAGATGCATTAAATTGGCAACACATAAAAGCTCAGTGGCAAGACAAGATAATTAAAGAATGTTATGACAACGATATAACAAGATTAGAAATTCAGAGCGTTTATTTACATTTACAACGTGTGCTTCCAATTTTGCAAGAACGACATAATAGGAACCTTACACCAGAAGCTTTTATTAACTTACTTTAG
- a CDS encoding VWA domain-containing protein, producing the protein MKRQPKLPSFLWELFDKLRRRHKFALGIDDYEALLLSLQAGFGWSSERELQDLCNSLWAKSVSEQEILNTLFEQLVPKEDNWELSSVYQRATAESTGNTEQAEQEEDLEVVEPQQKKQIIPITQSSSSLPEISLKNVQVSQRPFIFVPQFPLTYREVAQTWRRLRRPVRIGAANELDIDATIARRCQQGVPGAVVLRPRRRNVARLLLLIDRQGSMTPFHPFCEEVCKAIREASRVEDTALYYFHNVPAEGADKQVLKPIIGEIFPKLDTILSAIQPLERGFLYEDPGLLSLQPVEKVLQKYATDAFVIVISDAGAKSNSYNVSRLLDTIAFFKAIRRYCFSYVWLNPLPKSDWQTKNNTATQIARHIPMFSLDKEGIQQAVNILLGHLYNIDKPL; encoded by the coding sequence ATGAAACGACAACCCAAATTACCCTCCTTTTTATGGGAATTGTTTGATAAATTGCGCCGTCGTCATAAATTTGCGCTAGGAATAGACGACTATGAAGCACTACTGTTGTCCTTACAGGCTGGTTTCGGTTGGTCGTCAGAAAGAGAATTACAAGATTTATGTAATTCTCTTTGGGCAAAGTCAGTTTCAGAACAAGAAATTCTTAATACTCTATTTGAGCAATTAGTACCAAAAGAAGATAATTGGGAATTGTCTTCTGTATATCAACGAGCAACAGCAGAATCCACTGGTAATACTGAGCAAGCAGAACAAGAGGAAGATTTGGAGGTTGTAGAACCGCAGCAGAAAAAGCAAATTATACCCATAACTCAATCAAGTAGCAGTTTACCAGAAATCTCCTTAAAAAATGTCCAAGTGTCACAACGTCCGTTTATATTTGTACCTCAGTTTCCTTTAACCTACCGAGAAGTAGCTCAAACTTGGCGACGCTTACGCCGTCCTGTACGGATAGGAGCAGCAAATGAATTAGATATAGATGCTACAATCGCCCGGCGCTGTCAACAGGGAGTTCCTGGGGCAGTTGTTTTGAGGCCTAGACGTCGCAATGTAGCGCGGCTACTTTTGCTGATTGATCGTCAAGGTTCCATGACTCCTTTTCATCCCTTTTGTGAAGAAGTTTGCAAAGCAATAAGAGAAGCTAGCAGAGTGGAAGATACTGCACTTTATTATTTTCATAACGTTCCTGCCGAAGGAGCTGATAAACAGGTTTTAAAACCTATAATTGGTGAAATTTTTCCGAAACTTGATACAATTCTCTCCGCTATTCAGCCTCTAGAAAGGGGCTTTTTGTATGAAGATCCAGGATTACTTTCTCTCCAACCTGTAGAGAAAGTTCTGCAAAAATATGCCACAGATGCCTTCGTGATAGTAATTAGCGATGCGGGAGCTAAAAGTAATTCTTATAATGTATCACGTTTATTAGACACAATCGCATTTTTTAAAGCTATCCGAAGATACTGTTTTTCCTATGTATGGCTAAATCCTCTTCCAAAATCTGATTGGCAGACTAAAAATAACACTGCAACTCAGATAGCCCGACATATACCCATGTTTTCTTTAGACAAAGAAGGTATTCAACAGGCAGTGAATATTTTACTTGGACATTTATATAATATTGACAAGCCTCTTTAA
- a CDS encoding MoxR family ATPase has translation MPTRIIDISTKLILDDYTSLKKSRKIEYFRIEDISNENYQVIQKIISKEPYLPDKKLVEAVNLAMALGRPLLLQGEPGCGKTRLAYAVAYALGLPLEESYIKSTSRAQDLLYTYDAVNRLYDAQLGNPKSQNIKNYIRLGSLGKAIVRAHLGGRSVVLIDEIDKADLDFPNDLLWELDRLEFCVNEAINTYYKVEENKPELRPIVFITHNEEKALPTAFLRRCIFYYVEFPQTEDDLLKILATHKIINQNLSKAAIEVLLELRTLDLSKKPGLSELLDWVGYLQAVETPYEKLDELPYLGALLKQETDRRKAIDHFGVFSNTSSIEDME, from the coding sequence ATGCCAACCCGTATTATTGATATATCAACTAAGCTAATTTTAGATGATTACACATCATTAAAAAAATCTCGTAAAATTGAGTATTTTAGAATCGAAGATATATCTAATGAAAATTATCAGGTAATTCAAAAGATAATATCCAAAGAACCTTATTTACCTGATAAAAAATTAGTTGAAGCAGTAAATTTAGCTATGGCTTTAGGTCGCCCTTTACTGTTACAAGGGGAACCGGGGTGTGGAAAAACGCGATTAGCTTATGCTGTTGCCTATGCATTGGGTTTGCCTTTAGAAGAAAGTTATATTAAATCTACCAGCCGTGCTCAAGATTTACTTTATACTTACGACGCAGTTAACCGTCTTTATGATGCTCAGTTAGGAAATCCAAAAAGTCAAAATATTAAAAATTATATTCGGTTGGGTTCACTTGGAAAAGCAATTGTTCGCGCTCATTTAGGGGGACGTTCAGTAGTACTAATTGACGAAATTGACAAAGCTGATTTGGATTTTCCTAATGATTTATTGTGGGAGTTGGATAGATTAGAGTTTTGCGTTAATGAAGCTATAAATACATATTATAAAGTCGAAGAAAACAAACCTGAATTACGCCCAATTGTGTTTATCACTCATAACGAAGAAAAAGCATTACCTACTGCTTTTCTTCGAAGATGTATTTTTTACTATGTTGAATTCCCTCAAACAGAAGATGATTTGCTAAAAATCCTAGCCACTCATAAAATTATTAATCAAAACCTCAGCAAAGCAGCAATTGAGGTTTTATTAGAACTCCGTACACTCGATTTGAGCAAAAAACCAGGGTTGAGTGAGCTACTAGATTGGGTAGGTTATTTACAGGCTGTAGAAACACCTTATGAGAAACTTGATGAATTACCTTATTTAGGAGCATTACTAAAGCAAGAGACTGACCGTAGAAAAGCAATAGATCATTTTGGTGTCTTCTCCAATACCTCTTCTATTGAGGATATGGAGTAA
- a CDS encoding ParB N-terminal domain-containing protein, with the protein MARRRTNSEALFAEATATADAIHELDQAAAAKVEQERAQRTKIPLAQIHPREADTRPIRPEHVVDLADSIAALGLIEPLVVDCKGVLLAGAHRLAAIQLLKEAKEEAYAQQFPDDLVQVHMMAFDADNEPERALQVELAENEKRVNYTRDQIERLAERLRTLNYREIRGRPREGEKALGPALAVAIGVSTRYVRKILSQQRQEEAGEENRNLDPIFQKLKLLKKIESATQELVVLLESDQPTRAEQSLSKAIPTFLKTVKNSINEAKVAAKRG; encoded by the coding sequence ATGGCTAGACGACGGACAAACAGCGAAGCTTTATTTGCAGAAGCCACCGCGACAGCTGACGCGATTCATGAGCTTGATCAGGCAGCAGCAGCTAAAGTCGAACAGGAGCGTGCCCAAAGAACCAAAATACCTCTGGCTCAAATTCATCCCAGAGAGGCAGATACCAGGCCAATTCGACCTGAGCATGTTGTTGATTTAGCAGATTCTATTGCAGCATTGGGGCTGATTGAACCCCTTGTGGTTGATTGTAAGGGAGTATTGCTGGCCGGAGCGCATCGACTAGCAGCAATTCAATTACTTAAGGAAGCTAAGGAAGAAGCCTATGCCCAACAGTTTCCTGATGATCTGGTTCAGGTTCACATGATGGCATTTGATGCTGACAACGAACCTGAACGGGCACTACAGGTAGAACTGGCAGAAAACGAGAAACGGGTTAACTATACCCGTGACCAGATTGAACGACTTGCTGAACGCTTACGAACTTTGAATTACAGGGAGATTCGGGGTCGTCCGCGAGAAGGAGAGAAAGCATTAGGCCCGGCTTTAGCAGTGGCAATTGGGGTATCTACTCGTTATGTACGCAAGATACTGAGTCAGCAGCGACAAGAAGAAGCTGGCGAAGAAAATAGGAACTTAGATCCTATTTTTCAGAAGCTCAAGCTACTTAAGAAGATTGAGTCTGCAACGCAAGAGTTAGTAGTGCTACTAGAGTCAGATCAACCTACGCGTGCAGAGCAGTCTTTATCTAAAGCTATTCCCACTTTCCTAAAAACTGTAAAGAATAGTATCAATGAGGCAAAAGTTGCAGCTAAGAGGGGGTAG